A segment of the Meles meles chromosome 4, mMelMel3.1 paternal haplotype, whole genome shotgun sequence genome:
CTATTtctgtgtgtatgcgtgtgttaCATCTATAGAGGCAGGAGACATGCAGAAACATTTGAGTATTTTTAGTCTATCTGTGTAACTCGGTGATTATAGCAACTACCCTTATTTTTATATCCTCAACTGATTTTAAGTGTGCAAAAGTGCACAGCTGTGAAAATTGGGTTTGGGGTGTAGCTAAATCTGCTTTCCAAGTTAGGctttgccatttctttttctccatcacCCACCATCATCCTCATCTCTTCTCTCTATATCCTTTCTACCCTCTACAGGAACTGGCCAAGTACTTCTTGGCGGAGCTGCTGTCTGAACCCAACCAGACAGAGAACGATGCCCTGGAACCTGAAGATTTGTCCCAGGCTGCTGAGCAGGATGAAATGAGGCTGGAACTGCAGAGATCTGCTAACTCAAACCCTGCCATGGCACCCCGAGAACGCAAAGCTGGCTGCAAGAATTTCTTCTGGAAGACTTTCACATCCTGTTAACTTTATTAATTATTGCCCATACAAGACCTCTGATTCCTTTCCTCCAAACCTCATCCCTCTTCCCTAATCCCCCAGTCCTCAGCAAGACCCTTGCATTAGAAATTGAAGActgtaaatacaaaataaaattatggtgaaattatgaaaaacaaaaatttgattTCTCATTGTGTATCTTTTTGTTCAACAATATGGGATTAGCTTCAGTTGTGATTTCAGTCAAGTTACTTGAGATAGGCACTCGAAATCTCACagacataatatttaaaattcactGTGGTAATAAAGGTTCTGTCCTAAATGGAAAGCCTTATAGTTTGGGTCATTTCaaacaaataatttcaaatagCTCTATGAATTCTAACTTTAACTCAGTGGCAATTATTGGGTAAGGCTGCAGCAAATATCAACTACatattaaatacaattaaaattacatattgaAATGAGTATTTTGGGGTAAATGGTTAAGCAGGCTGAAACAGCCAACTATCCACCAGGctaatatgtaaaatacatgaaaagtgGAATGGAGAAAAATCATTTAGAAGTTGAGGGAAAGAAGTTGGCTTAAATAGCTAAAATGAAgtactgagtttttaaaaattgttttttatttgtggACATTTATCTACAGAAACACCACTGCCTTTATATCTTCTTTGACAGTCCTCTCCATAACTGAACAAGGCTAAAAGACTGcccatattttaaaaggaagctcttaaatttttttctcagggGAAAATATTACTTTCATTCTAAATTTGCAGATGAGAGTAGTATGGGTTGCAAAAAAAACATGTGTATTAGTTTACTCAGTGAATGCTATCTATTGAAGGTATTGGAGCACAACATCATAATTGCAGGGTAATTGAAGAAGAGATCTCAAGCCTTCTCTTGGTTTGATCAGAGAAAAcatcaaataaaaatgcaaactatAATAATAACACTCAATACGGGCTAGCTATTATTACTAATACTATAATGACATACTGAATGGCACCACTCAagatagaaattaaaacattGCTAATTTAACTCACAGAGACTCTAAATAGATGTTCCTTCGGATGTCTGTTTTAACTATCGACTGTATTTCTGAATAGCTGCATTAGAACAATACACccaatataaatacataaactcaATATAGATCCCCATAGTGTGAGCTTACTGATGGCAGCG
Coding sequences within it:
- the SST gene encoding somatostatin, coding for MLSCRLQCALAALSIVLALGGVTGAPSDPRLRQFLQKSLAAAAGKQELAKYFLAELLSEPNQTENDALEPEDLSQAAEQDEMRLELQRSANSNPAMAPRERKAGCKNFFWKTFTSC